GCCGGCATCCTCAACGTCGTCAATGGCGACAAGGCCGCCGTCGACGCCATCCTGACGGATCCGGACATCGCTGCCGTTTCTTTCGTCGGCTCCACGCCGATCGCCCGTTATGTGTATGGCACGGCCGCGATGAACGGCAAGCGCGCCCAGTGCTTTGGCGGCGCCAAGAACCACATGATCATCATGCCCGACGCCGATATGGATCAGGCCGTCAACGCCCTGATGGGCGCCGGCTATGGCTCGGCCGGCGAGCGCTGCATGGCGGTATCGGTCGCAGTTCCGGTCGGCGAAGAGACCGCCAACCGTCTCGTCGAGAAGCTGGTGCCGAAGATCGAATCCCTGCGCATCGGCCCCTATACCGATGACAAGGCCGACATGGGCCCGCTCGTCACCAAGGATGCCTATAACCGCGTCAACGGCCTGATCGATCGCGGCGTCGAAGAGGGCGCCAAGTTGGTCGTCGATGGCCGCGGCTTCAAGCTTCAGGGCTATGAGGATGGTTATTTCGTCGGCGGCACGCTGTTCGACCATGTCAAGCCGGAGATGGACATCTACAAGACAGAAATCTTCGGACCGGTCCTCTCGGTCGTCCGTGCCAAGAACTACGAGGAAGCGCTTGACCTGCCGATGAAGCACGAATACGGCAACGGCGTCGCCATCTACACCCGTGACGGCGATGCGGCCCGCGATTTCGCTTCACGCATCAACATCGGCATGATCGGCGTCAACGTTCCGATCCCGGTTCCGCTCGCCTACCACTCCTTCGGCGGTTGGAAGGCTTCGAGCTTCGGCGATCTTAACCAGCATGGCACGGACTCGATCAAGTTCTGGACGCGCACCAAGACGATCACCGCCCGCTGGCCGTCCGGCATTAAGGACGGTGCGGAATTCGTCATGCCGACGATGAAATAAGCATCGCAATCATTGGCTCGTATCGGCCGCCGTCCGACACCGTTCGGACGGCGGCTTTTTTATTGCGTTTGTTTTCGATGGAGTCATCTTGTCAGGGCCGCCGTTATCATTTAGAACAAAACAAGAACAACGGGAGGGCCGCGCGATGGCCGTGACCTATCAGATCGACTATCTCGAATTTCCGTCGAAAGACGGCCTGAAGACCCGCCGCTTTTTCGAAGAAGCCTTTGACTGGAGCTTTGTCAGCTATGGACCGACCTACCATGTCATCGAGGCGGCCGGAATAGATGCCGGTATTGACGGAGATGCGGGAGAGGCGGCCGGTACGCCTTTGCCCGTCGTGCGCACCACCGATCTGGAAGCTGCACAGCGCGCCGTCGAATTTGCCGGCGGCGTCATCACCCGTCCCGCCTTCGATTTTCCCGGCGGCCGCCGTTTTCACTTCCGCGAGCCGGGTGGCTGCGAAATGGCCGTCTGGATTTCCGTGCCATAAGTTTCGGCATAGGCCGGGCAGCGATCGGCAAGGCAGAATGGCCGGCGTTCGGAATAACGTGAATATGAATTTCATATTTTGGAATTGTTCAAAACTAAGAAAGCCACTATATACGGGTCCAGCCCCTAAGCAGCCTTGATTCCAGGAGATCGGCATGCGCTTGACCAAGCAGACCAATTACGCAGTGCGCATGCTGATGTATTGCGCCGCCAATGATGGCCATCTGAGCCGCATCCCGGAGATCGCAAGGGCATACAGCGTGTCCGAGCTGTTCCTCTTCAAGATCCTGCAGCCGTTGACCAAGGCAGGTCTCGTTGAAACGGTGCGTGGCCGCAATGGCGGCGTGCGCCTTGCAAAGCCGGCAACCGATATCAGCCTGTTCGACGTGGTCCGCGTCACCGAGGATAGCTTCGCCATGGCGGAATGTTTCGAAGACGGCGTGGTGGAATGCCCGTTGGTCGATAGCTGCGGCCTCAATTCGGCGTTGCGCAAGGCATTGAACGCCTTCTTCGATGTTCTGACCGAATATTCCATCGATGATCTGGTCAAGGCGCGGCCGCAGATCAACTTCCTGCTCGGCCTCACCGATCAGGATCACAAGGCGATCGCGAAGAAGCCGACGGTTGCGGCGCCGGCCGCCTGATCAGCCATCCAGAATTCGATCGTGTTTTTGATCCGCGGTTACCTCCGGTAGCTGCGGATTTTCGTTTGTATTGCCTCCTATCCGGGCAATAAGTGGTTCGCAAATTGAGGGAAGAAAACGCCAAATCGTTCTGAATCTACTAAAATCATGCAATT
The Rhizobium sp. 11515TR DNA segment above includes these coding regions:
- a CDS encoding VOC family protein; translated protein: MAVTYQIDYLEFPSKDGLKTRRFFEEAFDWSFVSYGPTYHVIEAAGIDAGIDGDAGEAAGTPLPVVRTTDLEAAQRAVEFAGGVITRPAFDFPGGRRFHFREPGGCEMAVWISVP
- a CDS encoding CoA-acylating methylmalonate-semialdehyde dehydrogenase, producing MREIGHFIGGKHVAGTSGRTSNVYNPATGEVQATVALASVEELRAAVANAKAAQPKWAATNPQRRARVFFKFVELLNQNMDELATLLSKEHGKTVEDSKGDIIRGLEVCEFVCGIPHLQKGEFTEGAGPAIDMYSIRQAVGVGAGITPFNFPAMIPMWMFAPAIACGNAFILKPSERDPSVPLRLAELMIEAGLPAGILNVVNGDKAAVDAILTDPDIAAVSFVGSTPIARYVYGTAAMNGKRAQCFGGAKNHMIIMPDADMDQAVNALMGAGYGSAGERCMAVSVAVPVGEETANRLVEKLVPKIESLRIGPYTDDKADMGPLVTKDAYNRVNGLIDRGVEEGAKLVVDGRGFKLQGYEDGYFVGGTLFDHVKPEMDIYKTEIFGPVLSVVRAKNYEEALDLPMKHEYGNGVAIYTRDGDAARDFASRINIGMIGVNVPIPVPLAYHSFGGWKASSFGDLNQHGTDSIKFWTRTKTITARWPSGIKDGAEFVMPTMK
- the rirA gene encoding iron-responsive transcriptional regulator RirA; the protein is MRLTKQTNYAVRMLMYCAANDGHLSRIPEIARAYSVSELFLFKILQPLTKAGLVETVRGRNGGVRLAKPATDISLFDVVRVTEDSFAMAECFEDGVVECPLVDSCGLNSALRKALNAFFDVLTEYSIDDLVKARPQINFLLGLTDQDHKAIAKKPTVAAPAA